A single genomic interval of Methanobacterium sp. Maddingley MBC34 harbors:
- a CDS encoding sortase (surface protein transpeptidase) (PFAM: Sortase family; PsbP~TIGRFAM: LPXTG-site transpeptidase (sortase) family protein): MKKYIIIGIAILVIVALVISVTSGSANIETKHYQNGEISFNYPSSWQQVAGQGSQVVTFKDPETGMNITVSRQVMPAGYNTTSDFVPALVKETESNLKLTSSNKIDMNGTSGYDNTYQIQKNGSTTQQRELWVNKNGALYSVIFSYPQEGFKVESLLNGFKGSGSSAAFDVVKNSLKINSAKLADMPAFGTVSIPRTGVTWNIRSDTLNAMGAVYHYSAPDDTLPKSFYPGQLGSVGLLGHHTRYSAPFNYIENIKVGDKIYINDYLTQKKYTYQVVSNNDIRYDYTTNLIQFPAGKKELVLGTCWPPGYTSAERYVHCNLSAVDPL; the protein is encoded by the coding sequence TTGAAGAAATACATTATTATTGGGATTGCTATTCTAGTTATAGTCGCGCTGGTTATTTCAGTCACGTCTGGCAGTGCCAATATTGAAACTAAACATTATCAGAATGGTGAAATTTCTTTTAACTATCCTTCCAGTTGGCAACAGGTTGCAGGGCAAGGATCTCAAGTAGTTACCTTTAAAGACCCGGAAACTGGTATGAACATCACTGTCAGCCGTCAGGTCATGCCTGCAGGATACAATACCACTTCAGATTTTGTTCCAGCCTTAGTTAAAGAGACAGAAAGTAACCTTAAATTGACTTCCAGCAATAAAATCGATATGAATGGAACTTCGGGTTATGATAATACTTATCAAATTCAAAAAAATGGTTCTACCACCCAACAGAGAGAATTATGGGTAAACAAAAATGGAGCACTTTACAGTGTTATATTTAGTTATCCTCAAGAAGGATTTAAAGTAGAATCTCTGTTAAATGGGTTTAAAGGATCCGGAAGCAGTGCTGCCTTTGATGTGGTTAAAAACAGTTTGAAGATTAACTCCGCCAAACTGGCTGACATGCCTGCCTTCGGAACAGTATCCATACCACGAACAGGAGTAACCTGGAATATACGCTCCGACACTTTAAACGCAATGGGTGCGGTTTATCATTATTCTGCACCAGATGATACTTTACCAAAAAGCTTTTACCCTGGCCAATTAGGTTCCGTGGGATTATTAGGACACCACACCAGGTATTCAGCTCCATTCAATTATATTGAAAACATAAAAGTAGGAGACAAAATCTACATAAATGACTATCTGACTCAGAAAAAATACACCTACCAGGTGGTTTCCAACAATGACATACGATACGATTACACCACCAACCTCATCCAATTCCCTGCAGGTAAAAAAGAATTGGTACTTGGAACCTGCTGGCCACCAGGTTATACA
- a CDS encoding hydrogenase expression/formation protein HypE (PFAM: AIR synthase related protein, N-terminal domain; AIR synthase related protein, C-terminal domain~TIGRFAM: hydrogenase expression/formation protein HypE) codes for MKIGMSHGAGGEIMQGLISDIILGNIKNKSVNGGVGLADLDDGATIPLGENEIVISTDSHTIDPLFFPGGDIGRISMAGTVNDVSVMGARPLAIANAMVISEGFDVDELERIIKSMDEVCQETGVAIVTGDTKVMENDKLDKMIISTTGIGIAPKGAITPDSGLEVGDKIILTGSVGDHGISLMSYREGFGFETDLKSDVAPVWGMVEAALDIGGVHAMKDPTRGGIANALNELASKSGVGMFLDDEKIPVKREVHAASEMLGIDPYEVANEGKVIMGVSPEKADEILEAIRKTKYGKDAQIIGEVTTDKHVILETVLGGKRILEAPIADPVPRVC; via the coding sequence ATGAAAATCGGAATGTCGCATGGGGCTGGCGGAGAGATAATGCAGGGCCTCATCTCAGATATAATACTGGGTAACATAAAGAACAAGTCAGTAAATGGTGGAGTGGGTCTGGCAGACCTGGATGATGGAGCCACCATTCCCTTGGGTGAAAATGAAATTGTAATCAGCACCGACAGCCATACCATTGATCCATTATTCTTCCCGGGGGGAGATATTGGCAGAATTTCAATGGCAGGCACAGTTAATGATGTATCGGTAATGGGCGCCAGGCCACTGGCCATAGCCAATGCAATGGTAATCAGTGAAGGTTTCGATGTGGATGAACTGGAACGCATAATCAAATCCATGGATGAAGTATGTCAGGAAACAGGTGTGGCCATTGTAACTGGGGATACCAAGGTAATGGAGAATGATAAATTAGATAAAATGATTATTTCTACCACTGGAATTGGTATTGCCCCTAAAGGTGCCATCACCCCTGATTCAGGACTCGAAGTGGGGGATAAAATCATCCTCACTGGAAGTGTGGGAGACCATGGTATATCATTAATGAGTTACCGTGAAGGTTTTGGTTTTGAAACAGATCTAAAGTCTGATGTGGCTCCGGTGTGGGGCATGGTAGAGGCAGCACTAGACATTGGTGGAGTTCATGCCATGAAAGACCCAACCCGTGGTGGAATAGCCAACGCCCTCAATGAACTGGCCTCTAAGTCCGGTGTGGGAATGTTCCTGGATGATGAGAAGATACCAGTCAAAAGGGAAGTACACGCAGCATCAGAGATGCTAGGAATAGATCCTTACGAAGTGGCCAATGAAGGAAAGGTTATTATGGGAGTATCCCCTGAAAAAGCCGATGAAATCTTGGAAGCCATTCGCAAAACCAAGTATGGAAAGGATGCCCAGATAATTGGTGAGGTAACCACTGATAAACACGTTATCCTGGAAACAGTACTGGGTGGTAAGAGAATACTGGAGGCACCCATAGCAGATCCAGTTCCAAGGGTATGTTAA
- a CDS encoding glutamate-1-semialdehyde-2,1-aminomutase (PFAM: Aminotransferase class-III~TIGRFAM: glutamate-1-semialdehyde-2,1-aminomutase), with protein sequence MKSEDLFKDAKNYLPGGVDSPVRAIKPYPFFALKAEGPRLFDVDRNSYLDYCLAYGPLVLGHAYPPVMEAVSKQLFKGSAYGVPTENEIKLAKEVVKRVPCADMVRFVNSGTEATMSAIRLARAVTGKNKILKFEGAYHGAHDYVLVKSGSGAAGLPDSPGVPKETTKNTLLVPFNDAEALISLVKKEKDDLAAIILEPVMGNVGCIPPKREFLEFLREITAENGIILIFDEVITGFRIAQGGAQEYFGVTPDLVTMGKILGGGFPMGAFAGKREFMERIAPQGDVYQAGTFNGNPISITAGIETLKHLDEKFYKETEVKGLKMRRGIENILEDASLNYPVAGLSSMFQIYFTPNEVWDYAQAKTADTEKFNTYFQTLLSSGVFIPPSQFECCFISQAHSPEDIQITLEAMEKGIKAAEK encoded by the coding sequence ATGAAATCCGAAGACCTATTTAAGGATGCTAAAAATTATCTTCCCGGAGGAGTTGACTCCCCAGTAAGGGCCATTAAACCATACCCCTTCTTTGCCCTTAAGGCAGAGGGGCCACGATTATTTGATGTGGACAGAAACAGTTACCTTGACTACTGCCTGGCATATGGACCACTGGTTCTTGGTCATGCCTACCCTCCAGTGATGGAAGCAGTTTCCAAGCAATTATTCAAGGGCTCGGCCTATGGTGTTCCCACTGAGAACGAGATCAAACTTGCAAAAGAAGTTGTAAAACGGGTGCCCTGTGCAGATATGGTACGTTTTGTAAACTCCGGTACCGAGGCCACCATGAGTGCCATCCGCCTGGCCAGGGCAGTTACCGGTAAAAATAAAATATTGAAATTTGAAGGAGCATACCACGGGGCCCACGACTACGTCCTGGTAAAATCAGGATCAGGTGCCGCAGGATTACCAGATTCCCCCGGAGTCCCTAAAGAGACAACCAAAAACACCTTACTGGTACCATTCAATGATGCAGAAGCCCTAATCAGTCTGGTGAAGAAGGAAAAGGATGATCTGGCAGCCATTATCCTGGAACCAGTCATGGGTAACGTGGGCTGTATACCTCCTAAACGAGAGTTTCTGGAATTTTTACGGGAAATTACCGCTGAAAATGGTATCATACTCATATTTGATGAGGTCATTACTGGTTTTAGAATAGCCCAAGGTGGGGCCCAGGAATACTTCGGTGTAACCCCGGACCTGGTGACCATGGGAAAAATATTAGGAGGAGGATTCCCCATGGGTGCATTTGCAGGTAAAAGGGAATTTATGGAACGCATAGCTCCCCAAGGAGATGTTTACCAGGCAGGAACATTCAATGGAAACCCCATATCAATCACTGCAGGAATTGAAACCTTGAAACATCTGGATGAAAAATTCTACAAGGAAACTGAAGTTAAGGGACTGAAGATGCGCCGGGGAATCGAAAACATACTGGAAGATGCTTCCCTCAATTATCCGGTGGCCGGGCTCTCGTCAATGTTCCAGATCTACTTCACCCCTAATGAAGTATGGGATTATGCACAGGCTAAAACTGCCGACACCGAGAAATTCAACACGTATTTCCAGACTTTACTCTCTAGCGGAGTTTTCATTCCACCATCCCAGTTTGAGTGCTGTTTCATATCCCAGGCTCATTCACCTGAGGACATACAGATAACCCTAGAAGCAATGGAAAAAGGAATTAAAGCGGCCGAAAAGTAA
- a CDS encoding haloacid dehalogenase superfamily enzyme, subfamily IA,HAD hydrolase, subfamily IA (PFAM: haloacid dehalogenase-like hydrolase~TIGRFAM: haloacid dehalogenase superfamily, subfamily IA, variant 1 with third motif having Dx(3-4)D or Dx(3-4)E; HAD superfamily (subfamily IA) hydrolase, TIGR02253): MIKAVFFDIDDTLYDTSGFAKLARKAALKAMIDAGLPLSQQEAYVLLREIIKEKGSNYDKHFNILTKRVMGEENPLLIALGMITYHNVKFALLRLFPDTMSTLIYLKKSNYQMGVISNGLTIKQWEKLIRLGLYHFFDEVVTSQEAKSEKPDRKIFQLALERMGCQAEESIMVGNKFSEDILGATKAGMSAILVNSQLTEAEKELIEKEGLKVDVVSDINQVKTIL, translated from the coding sequence ATGATCAAGGCTGTTTTTTTTGATATAGATGATACACTGTATGATACATCTGGTTTTGCTAAATTGGCCCGTAAAGCTGCCCTGAAAGCGATGATAGATGCGGGCTTACCCCTATCACAACAGGAAGCCTATGTTCTTTTGAGGGAGATCATCAAAGAGAAGGGATCCAACTACGATAAACACTTCAATATATTAACCAAAAGAGTTATGGGGGAGGAAAACCCACTCCTCATTGCTCTGGGCATGATAACTTATCATAACGTTAAATTCGCTCTTTTAAGACTTTTCCCCGATACCATGTCTACCCTGATATATTTGAAAAAAAGTAATTATCAGATGGGAGTTATCTCCAATGGTTTGACCATTAAACAGTGGGAAAAACTCATTCGACTGGGTCTTTATCATTTCTTCGATGAGGTGGTAACATCCCAGGAAGCAAAGTCTGAAAAACCAGACCGTAAAATATTCCAGCTCGCACTGGAACGTATGGGATGCCAGGCAGAAGAATCAATTATGGTGGGAAACAAGTTCAGCGAAGATATATTAGGAGCAACCAAAGCAGGTATGTCCGCAATACTGGTCAACTCCCAATTAACTGAAGCTGAAAAAGAACTTATTGAAAAAGAAGGTTTAAAGGTAGACGTGGTTTCAGACATTAACCAGGTGAAAACTATCCTTTAA
- a CDS encoding putative ATPase with chaperone activity (PFAM: Magnesium chelatase, subunit ChlI), producing the protein MNYYHDEKMEKIFKALKQPKSLDDLQLSDSFVKGLILKIISSYGTVKTSTINELTGIHWDILEESLSKMEKSGFCAPVSGGFLFSSVEYTITKKGREKVRGIAEENPYIGIAPVPYEEYFQIMKIQIHHRYPLEIPPEVVQETFHQVVGVDYAKEALIESCIIGKGIFVYGPPGTGKTFIISTMPDLLPPLVIPKYIEFGGKIIQLYDPDFHKMCEEQPNDPRWVKIYAPFVLTGAELNLNKLETNYDPNKGVYETSPQIKANGGILLIDDLGRQRDDHELILNRLIVPMENKKDVIYVRGIPVILHTHFIPAFSTNLDISIMDEAHLRRAPLHIFLKNPEVEEVAEVFRRNLEDLKENFQPEVLARFMKVYQSKKEGGEGLQPSFAHARDVAQICQSVRINIKKDMIDIEVLEAALDKHVLVVLQRMNIDIAQISHKTRSFRLKTDDLERTYQELSHYGASLVCYENNSIITDVDENTSPVELVDYLCGKDIKVESIDLIAESEKELRRTLLNW; encoded by the coding sequence ATGAATTACTATCACGATGAAAAGATGGAAAAAATTTTCAAAGCATTGAAACAACCCAAAAGCCTGGATGATCTGCAGCTTTCAGACAGTTTCGTCAAAGGATTAATACTTAAAATCATTAGCAGCTACGGCACAGTGAAAACCAGCACCATCAATGAATTAACCGGTATTCACTGGGACATCCTGGAGGAAAGCTTAAGTAAGATGGAAAAAAGTGGTTTTTGCGCCCCGGTAAGTGGAGGATTCCTCTTTTCCAGTGTTGAATACACCATAACCAAGAAGGGACGTGAGAAAGTTCGGGGAATTGCCGAAGAAAATCCATATATTGGTATTGCCCCTGTCCCCTACGAAGAGTACTTTCAGATCATGAAGATCCAGATACACCACCGTTATCCCCTTGAAATCCCCCCGGAAGTAGTGCAGGAAACTTTCCACCAAGTGGTAGGGGTGGATTATGCTAAAGAAGCACTTATTGAATCATGCATAATTGGTAAGGGAATTTTCGTCTACGGTCCCCCTGGAACTGGTAAAACCTTTATCATCAGCACCATGCCTGACCTTCTGCCTCCACTGGTGATCCCAAAATACATAGAATTTGGTGGGAAAATTATACAACTTTACGATCCTGATTTTCATAAGATGTGCGAAGAACAACCCAATGATCCCCGCTGGGTTAAGATTTACGCCCCATTTGTTCTAACCGGTGCTGAACTTAATTTAAACAAGCTAGAAACCAATTATGATCCTAACAAGGGTGTTTATGAAACATCTCCACAGATCAAGGCCAACGGAGGTATCCTATTAATTGATGATCTGGGAAGACAGCGTGATGATCATGAACTCATCCTAAACAGGCTAATTGTGCCCATGGAAAATAAGAAGGATGTGATTTATGTGCGTGGTATTCCAGTTATTTTACATACCCACTTCATTCCCGCATTTTCCACCAACCTTGATATTAGTATCATGGATGAAGCTCACCTTCGCCGTGCCCCCCTCCACATTTTCCTTAAAAATCCGGAAGTAGAGGAAGTTGCCGAGGTTTTCCGCAGAAATCTGGAGGATCTCAAGGAAAATTTCCAGCCGGAAGTCCTGGCCAGATTCATGAAAGTGTACCAGTCCAAAAAAGAAGGGGGGGAAGGATTACAACCCAGCTTCGCCCATGCTCGTGATGTAGCCCAGATCTGCCAATCGGTGCGTATTAACATAAAAAAGGATATGATAGATATCGAAGTCCTGGAAGCAGCTCTTGATAAGCACGTTTTAGTGGTGCTGCAGAGGATGAATATTGACATAGCCCAGATTTCCCATAAAACACGTTCTTTCCGATTGAAAACCGATGACCTGGAAAGAACTTACCAGGAATTATCACACTACGGTGCCAGTCTTGTATGCTATGAAAACAACTCAATAATCACCGATGTTGATGAGAACACAAGCCCAGTAGAATTAGTAGATTATTTGTGTGGTAAAGACATCAAGGTTGAAAGTATTGATTTAATCGCAGAATCAGAGAAAGAATTGAGAAGAACACTCTTAAACTGGTGA
- a CDS encoding ribosomal protein S8.e (PFAM: Ribosomal protein S8e~TIGRFAM: ribosomal protein S8.e): MAIWQGTSVRKATGARAKTNRNKRKMEFGREPAETKIGDRKIKTIRTRGGNEKIRLTNAEKINVVDPKTKKVQLAEITSVVENHANTHFVRRNIITKGAVVETSAGKVKVTSRPGQDGIINGILMEE, translated from the coding sequence ATGGCAATTTGGCAAGGAACATCCGTGAGAAAAGCTACTGGTGCGCGGGCTAAGACTAATCGTAACAAAAGAAAAATGGAATTCGGTAGGGAACCTGCAGAAACCAAAATCGGAGACAGGAAGATCAAAACCATAAGAACCAGAGGCGGTAACGAGAAGATACGCCTCACCAATGCAGAGAAGATCAACGTGGTTGATCCTAAAACCAAGAAGGTGCAGTTGGCCGAGATCACCAGTGTGGTGGAAAACCATGCTAATACTCACTTCGTAAGGAGAAATATCATCACCAAGGGCGCAGTTGTTGAAACCAGCGCAGGTAAGGTTAAAGTAACATCCCGACCCGGCCAAGATGGTATTATCAACGGTATCCTCATGGAAGAATAG
- a CDS encoding PAS domain S-box (PFAM: Histidine kinase; Histidine kinase-, DNA gyrase B-, and HSP90-like ATPase~TIGRFAM: PAS domain S-box): protein MRSDLDDNWDSIREKIIGLGEQSIRKSYYPELQQRLSELERFRALLDETNEAIFLSEVPSGHFADVNNSACQQLGYSAGKMLEMKVEDIIAPDKLDEMRTIIFSLFNGKHLQNRKTIETFLKRSDNSQINVEMSISLVKFSDNFYTVMVARDITERKEFENALKSSLKEKEVLIREIHHRVKNNMQIISSLLNLQKQYVNDEEAVNVLKESQNRVKSMAMIHEKLYKSRNFSEINFADYIQSLVSDLFYSYGVDSNRVKTIILLEEVMMGLETAIPCGLIVSELVTNTLKYAFPNQRKGEFRIELHSYSDGLYDLIISDNGVGMPENINFNETDTLGLQLVNSLVNQLEGTIELTRNNGTEFKIKFKELEYKERI from the coding sequence ATGCGCTCTGATCTAGATGATAATTGGGACTCAATTCGTGAGAAAATAATAGGATTAGGGGAACAATCCATTAGGAAAAGTTACTATCCCGAACTGCAGCAGAGACTCTCTGAACTGGAAAGATTCAGGGCACTGTTGGATGAAACTAATGAAGCAATTTTTCTTTCAGAAGTTCCATCTGGCCATTTTGCAGATGTGAATAACTCAGCCTGCCAACAACTGGGATATTCTGCTGGGAAAATGCTTGAAATGAAGGTGGAAGACATAATTGCTCCTGATAAACTGGATGAAATGAGAACAATTATTTTCAGTTTATTCAATGGAAAACATCTACAAAACCGAAAAACCATTGAAACCTTTTTAAAGAGGAGTGACAACTCCCAGATCAACGTGGAAATGAGCATAAGTCTGGTAAAGTTCAGTGACAACTTTTACACTGTAATGGTGGCCAGGGACATTACCGAAAGAAAAGAGTTTGAAAACGCCCTCAAATCTTCACTTAAAGAAAAAGAAGTCTTAATAAGGGAAATCCATCACAGGGTTAAAAATAACATGCAGATCATTTCCAGTTTACTTAACCTCCAGAAACAGTACGTTAATGATGAAGAAGCAGTAAACGTCCTGAAAGAAAGCCAGAACAGGGTCAAATCCATGGCAATGATCCATGAAAAACTCTATAAATCACGCAATTTCTCGGAAATTAACTTTGCAGATTACATCCAGAGCCTGGTTTCTGATCTTTTCTATTCCTATGGTGTGGATTCAAACCGGGTTAAAACCATCATCTTACTGGAGGAAGTGATGATGGGATTGGAAACAGCCATCCCCTGTGGTCTTATCGTAAGTGAACTGGTGACTAACACCCTGAAATATGCTTTCCCCAATCAGAGGAAGGGTGAATTCAGAATAGAACTCCATTCATATAGTGATGGTCTTTATGACCTGATCATCAGTGATAATGGTGTGGGAATGCCTGAAAACATCAACTTCAATGAGACTGACACCCTAGGATTACAACTGGTAAACAGTTTGGTGAATCAGCTGGAGGGCACAATTGAATTAACAAGAAACAATGGGACTGAGTTCAAAATCAAGTTTAAAGAGTTGGAATATAAAGAAAGGATTTAA
- a CDS encoding DNA polymerase elongation subunit (family B) (PFAM: DNA polymerase family B), with amino-acid sequence MDKLIKENVDKFLLSVNQELPTGMELEFEGFYERGFFVTKKRYALIQDDKIVVKGLELVRRDWAPVAKKTQEKVMMAILKDASPAKAAKIIKEVIDQIKNGETPLEDLVIHTQLTKNPDKYQQRAPHVLAAKKAIERGRKVGRGSIIRYIVIKGRGPISQRAEPLEDANVANYDPNYYIDNQVLPAVSRIIDSLGYSQDEIVHQEKQSSLDAFFN; translated from the coding sequence TTGGACAAATTGATTAAAGAAAATGTGGACAAGTTCCTCCTTTCAGTTAACCAGGAATTACCCACAGGAATGGAACTGGAATTTGAAGGATTCTATGAAAGGGGTTTCTTTGTCACCAAAAAAAGGTACGCCCTGATACAGGATGATAAAATTGTGGTTAAGGGTTTGGAGTTAGTTCGGAGAGATTGGGCTCCAGTTGCTAAAAAAACCCAGGAAAAAGTAATGATGGCCATTTTAAAAGACGCATCTCCTGCTAAAGCTGCTAAAATCATTAAAGAAGTAATTGACCAGATTAAAAATGGCGAAACACCCCTGGAAGATCTGGTGATCCACACTCAGCTTACCAAAAATCCTGATAAATATCAACAAAGAGCACCACATGTTCTCGCTGCTAAAAAAGCCATTGAAAGAGGGCGTAAAGTGGGACGTGGCTCTATAATAAGATACATAGTGATTAAAGGAAGAGGTCCCATAAGCCAACGAGCAGAACCCCTGGAAGATGCAAATGTGGCCAATTACGATCCCAACTACTACATTGACAATCAAGTCCTGCCTGCAGTTTCCAGGATAATTGATTCATTGGGTTATTCCCAGGATGAAATCGTTCACCAGGAAAAGCAGAGCAGTTTAGATGCATTTTTCAACTGA
- a CDS encoding precorrin isomerase (PFAM: Precorrin-8X methylmutase), with product MKPTFMGASTKQGYEIAAKSREIVRSLIDEKTRDLTPEERSIVERIVHSTADPEYADITLMSGDFVEKGLEAISQEKDILTDINMVKAGINKYSGNINCYINDERAIKLAKEHEITRAAAAMEVAAGEGFDGVVVIGNAPTALWKVMELVETGSMNVKAVVGVPVGFVGAAESKKALQETSIPHLVTEGPKGGTPVAVAAVNSLINIIR from the coding sequence ATGAAACCAACATTCATGGGTGCATCTACAAAACAGGGTTATGAGATTGCCGCTAAAAGTAGGGAGATTGTAAGGTCTCTCATTGATGAAAAAACCAGGGATTTGACACCAGAGGAGAGATCCATAGTGGAAAGGATAGTGCATTCCACTGCGGATCCTGAGTATGCGGATATAACTTTGATGAGTGGTGATTTTGTTGAAAAGGGTCTTGAAGCAATTTCCCAGGAAAAAGACATCCTGACCGACATCAACATGGTAAAGGCAGGAATAAACAAGTATTCAGGGAATATTAACTGCTATATCAATGATGAAAGGGCCATCAAACTTGCAAAGGAACATGAAATCACCCGTGCAGCTGCCGCCATGGAAGTAGCAGCAGGTGAAGGCTTTGACGGGGTGGTTGTTATTGGAAACGCACCTACCGCACTGTGGAAAGTAATGGAACTGGTTGAAACAGGATCAATGAATGTCAAAGCAGTGGTGGGGGTACCGGTTGGATTTGTGGGTGCAGCAGAGTCTAAAAAAGCACTCCAGGAAACCTCAATCCCACATCTCGTGACTGAAGGTCCTAAAGGCGGGACTCCAGTTGCTGTGGCTGCGGTGAATTCTTTAATCAATATTATAAGATAA
- a CDS encoding putative membrane protein (PFAM: RDD family): MMEEFWGRRLAALIIDAIFITLLMWVLTAIIYPLLAWNNLYSVLNYWLVLLGVLIILYFTVMEGKWSSTLGKGLLNLKVQAAGGDMNYKKAFLRNISKFLWIPLVVDLLIGFTRSKEGTRQRFLDQVARTTVIKVE; encoded by the coding sequence ATGATGGAGGAATTTTGGGGTAGAAGACTGGCTGCTTTAATAATTGATGCAATTTTCATCACTCTACTTATGTGGGTTTTAACTGCCATAATCTACCCTCTACTGGCATGGAATAATCTATATTCAGTTTTAAATTATTGGCTTGTACTGTTGGGTGTGCTGATAATTTTATACTTCACAGTAATGGAAGGGAAGTGGTCCTCAACCCTGGGCAAGGGTCTTTTGAACCTTAAAGTCCAGGCTGCTGGTGGAGATATGAACTACAAAAAGGCATTCCTGCGAAACATCTCCAAATTCCTCTGGATACCCCTGGTGGTTGACCTTTTAATAGGGTTTACCAGAAGTAAAGAAGGAACAAGGCAAAGATTTCTGGACCAAGTTGCCAGGACCACTGTAATTAAAGTGGAATAA
- a CDS encoding alcohol dehydrogenase, class IV (PFAM: Iron-containing alcohol dehydrogenase) yields the protein MESVLELRKFVAPEFIFGSGARLLVGRYAKNFGARKVFIVTDPNVLDFGLVQPVFNALNDENIDYEVYYDIKPNPTVLQVTKGADLYLNENCNFIVAVGGGSAMDCAKAIGIVSSNKKEIYEFEGVDRVPIPSPPLICIPTTAGSAADVSQFAIITDSRRKLKMAIVSKTVVPDVALIDPETTLTMDKSLTIATGFDVLSHAMEAFVSNASSPITDLHALEAIRLVASNLIPTSNDLKNIELRGKMMLSSLNAGLAFSNASLGLVHAMAHSLGGFLDLPHGECNALLLDQVVGFNFEAESEKYKEIARALGLEIGGMNDEEIKTILINGIMDLKVEAGVNYSLKDVGVTASDIPELAGKAMNDACIITNPRRPTQKDVEEIFKNAL from the coding sequence ATGGAAAGTGTATTGGAATTAAGGAAATTTGTGGCTCCAGAATTTATCTTTGGCTCAGGAGCACGATTACTTGTAGGGAGATATGCTAAAAATTTCGGGGCCCGGAAGGTATTTATTGTCACTGACCCCAATGTCCTAGATTTCGGACTAGTTCAGCCAGTTTTCAATGCTTTAAACGATGAAAATATTGATTATGAAGTATATTATGATATTAAACCAAACCCCACAGTCCTTCAGGTCACTAAAGGGGCCGATCTTTACTTAAATGAAAATTGTAACTTCATTGTGGCAGTTGGTGGGGGGAGCGCAATGGACTGTGCCAAGGCCATAGGGATTGTTAGTTCGAATAAAAAAGAGATATATGAATTTGAAGGTGTGGATAGAGTTCCAATTCCATCACCACCCCTGATCTGTATCCCCACAACTGCTGGGAGTGCGGCGGATGTTTCACAATTTGCAATTATAACTGATTCGAGACGGAAATTGAAAATGGCCATAGTAAGTAAAACAGTGGTGCCAGATGTGGCCCTGATTGATCCGGAAACAACACTCACCATGGATAAATCTTTAACCATTGCCACTGGTTTTGATGTTTTAAGCCATGCAATGGAGGCATTTGTCTCCAATGCCAGTTCCCCCATCACTGATCTGCATGCACTGGAAGCCATTAGATTGGTTGCATCTAACTTAATTCCCACTAGCAATGATCTTAAAAACATTGAACTAAGGGGTAAAATGATGTTAAGTTCTTTAAATGCAGGATTAGCCTTTTCCAATGCAAGTCTTGGATTAGTCCATGCAATGGCACATAGTTTGGGTGGTTTCCTTGATCTGCCCCATGGAGAATGCAATGCATTACTTCTGGATCAAGTGGTTGGATTTAACTTTGAAGCCGAGAGTGAAAAATACAAAGAAATTGCCAGAGCTTTGGGACTGGAAATTGGTGGCATGAATGATGAAGAAATTAAAACAATACTAATAAATGGAATAATGGATTTGAAGGTTGAAGCTGGTGTAAATTACTCCCTTAAAGATGTTGGGGTTACTGCCAGTGATATACCGGAACTTGCAGGTAAAGCAATGAATGATGCCTGTATTATAACCAATCCCCGGAGACCAACCCAGAAGGATGTAGAGGAGATATTTAAAAATGCGCTCTGA